In one Candidatus Dechloromonas phosphoritropha genomic region, the following are encoded:
- a CDS encoding zeta toxin family protein gives MTDQIKPRLIVVAGPNGAGKTSITEQLLRHEWMGGCEYVNPDYIARDEFGDWNAPDAVGKAAVRAAEMRERCLREGCSLAFETVLSMPDKIDFIRRAKQAGFFVRLFFVGTDDPSINAKRVALRVMEGGHDVPISKIIGRYTRSLANCSVVARSVDRAYLYDNSVDNASARLLFRLRDGELLKRYGEINAWAGEILHEIDPQFTR, from the coding sequence ATGACCGATCAGATCAAGCCGCGCTTGATTGTTGTGGCAGGGCCGAACGGGGCGGGCAAGACCTCGATCACCGAACAACTGTTGCGCCACGAATGGATGGGTGGTTGCGAGTACGTTAATCCTGATTACATCGCCCGTGACGAGTTTGGCGACTGGAATGCACCCGATGCCGTGGGCAAGGCCGCCGTGCGTGCCGCAGAAATGCGCGAGCGTTGTCTGCGCGAGGGCTGCAGCTTGGCATTCGAGACGGTATTGTCAATGCCGGACAAAATCGACTTCATCCGGCGCGCGAAACAGGCGGGCTTTTTCGTACGCCTGTTTTTTGTTGGCACCGATGATCCGTCGATCAATGCCAAGCGTGTTGCGCTGCGCGTGATGGAAGGCGGACACGACGTGCCGATCAGCAAGATTATTGGCCGCTATACGCGCTCACTGGCCAATTGCTCGGTTGTTGCGCGCAGTGTGGACCGCGCCTATCTCTACGACAACTCTGTGGACAATGCTTCCGCACGGCTCCTTTTTCGTTTGCGCGACGGCGAGTTGCTCAAGCGCTACGGCGAAATCAATGCCTGGGCCGGTGAAATTCTGCATGAAATAGACCCGCAATTCACTCGCTGA
- a CDS encoding pyruvate, phosphate dikinase translates to MNAADFVFAFEKGDGRNKMLLGGKGANLCEMTQIGLNVPPGFVITTEACLAYQTQKQLPDGLMTQVRLQLAEIEQKTGRRFGSAVDPLLVSVRSGSAMSMPGMMDTILNLGLNEATLVGLIEATHNLRFAHDAWRRFVQLFGKVALGVPDEPFDAAMVRLKQRVGVAQDVDLSADDLKALANDYLAIIEAETGIPFPADPHEQLEIAIGAVFRSWMGKRAVDYRRQFRITPQMANGTAVNVVAMVFGNMGDDSATGVGFTRNPATGENVIYGEYLLNAQGEDVVAGIRTPRPIAEMASDMPALYPQLVELRDKLEAHFLEVQDFEFTIERGRLYCLQTRNGKMNAQAMVRTSVEMVRAGLIDKERALTRIQPAMLEQLLVPMLAPGHSATALAQGLPASPGAASGRVVFDADTAELRGRQGEHVILVREETKPEDIHGFFAAAGILTSRGGKTSHAAVVARGMGKPCVSGCEAIAIDVHERVARVGGVLLHEGDTITVDGTTGRVFAGEIATVEPEFSQDLETLLGWADEVARLMVFANADTPGDAARARGYGARGIGLCRTERMFNDPRRLPIVQDMILAATTKEREAALDRLLPIQREDFKGIFRAMAGLPVTIRLLDPPIHEFLPTATQLEFEITHLHHLARAVSSMDELPDTLKMLDPELHKSYLHELEKLALSLREFHEAGRDNALLARKEAMLRKVRQLVEVNPMLGHRGVRLGITHPEIYAMQIRAILEAAAECQKEGVAVSPEIMVPQVAELIELERVRSLIGTILPGVEAAFGVKVAFKFGSMMEVVRGCLRAAEIARVAEFFSFGTNDLTQATFSFSREDAENKFLPAYIEKGILKDNPFEVLDVKGVGRLMEMAVKWGRETRPNLKVGICGEHGGQPESIRFCHYVGLDYVSCSAPRVPIARLAAAQAKLLEQNFGHGLFD, encoded by the coding sequence ATGAACGCAGCGGATTTCGTATTCGCCTTCGAGAAAGGCGACGGACGGAACAAGATGCTCCTTGGGGGCAAGGGCGCCAACCTGTGCGAAATGACGCAGATCGGCCTTAACGTTCCTCCGGGTTTCGTCATCACCACCGAAGCCTGCCTGGCCTATCAGACACAGAAGCAACTGCCCGACGGCCTGATGACCCAGGTGCGCCTGCAACTGGCTGAAATCGAGCAGAAGACCGGGCGGCGCTTCGGCAGCGCGGTCGATCCCTTGCTGGTGTCGGTGCGCTCCGGCTCGGCGATGTCGATGCCGGGGATGATGGACACCATCCTCAACCTTGGCCTGAACGAAGCGACGCTGGTCGGGTTGATCGAGGCAACGCACAACCTACGCTTCGCCCATGATGCCTGGCGGCGCTTTGTCCAGTTGTTCGGCAAGGTTGCGCTGGGGGTGCCCGATGAGCCGTTCGACGCGGCGATGGTCCGGCTCAAGCAGCGCGTCGGGGTTGCGCAGGATGTGGATCTTTCCGCCGATGACCTGAAGGCTTTGGCGAATGACTATCTGGCGATCATCGAGGCGGAGACCGGCATACCATTTCCCGCTGATCCCCACGAACAACTCGAGATTGCGATCGGCGCCGTGTTTCGCTCGTGGATGGGCAAGCGCGCAGTCGATTACCGGCGTCAGTTCCGCATCACGCCGCAGATGGCCAATGGCACCGCGGTGAATGTGGTGGCAATGGTTTTCGGCAACATGGGTGACGACAGCGCGACCGGTGTCGGGTTCACCCGTAATCCGGCCACTGGCGAAAACGTGATCTACGGCGAATATCTGCTCAATGCGCAGGGCGAGGATGTGGTCGCCGGAATCCGCACACCGCGGCCGATCGCCGAAATGGCCAGCGACATGCCGGCACTCTACCCGCAACTGGTCGAATTGCGCGACAAGCTGGAAGCGCATTTCCTCGAGGTGCAGGATTTCGAATTCACCATCGAGCGCGGACGCCTCTATTGTCTCCAGACGCGCAACGGCAAGATGAACGCGCAAGCCATGGTGCGCACCTCGGTGGAAATGGTGCGCGCTGGTCTGATCGACAAGGAGAGGGCGCTGACCCGCATCCAGCCGGCCATGCTCGAACAGTTGCTGGTGCCGATGCTGGCGCCTGGCCACAGTGCAACAGCGCTGGCGCAGGGTTTGCCGGCATCGCCAGGCGCTGCTTCGGGCCGCGTCGTCTTCGATGCCGATACCGCGGAACTGCGCGGGCGGCAGGGCGAACACGTCATTCTGGTGCGCGAGGAAACCAAGCCGGAAGACATTCACGGGTTTTTCGCGGCGGCCGGCATTCTCACGAGTCGTGGCGGCAAGACGTCGCACGCCGCCGTCGTCGCGCGCGGCATGGGCAAGCCCTGCGTTTCGGGTTGCGAGGCGATCGCCATCGACGTCCATGAGCGTGTCGCGCGCGTTGGTGGGGTTCTCTTGCACGAGGGCGACACGATCACGGTCGACGGCACCACAGGCCGTGTTTTCGCCGGCGAGATTGCTACCGTCGAGCCGGAGTTCTCCCAGGATCTGGAAACACTGCTCGGCTGGGCAGACGAGGTCGCCCGGCTTATGGTTTTCGCCAACGCCGATACGCCGGGCGACGCGGCGAGGGCGCGTGGCTATGGGGCACGCGGTATTGGTTTGTGTCGCACCGAGCGCATGTTCAACGATCCAAGGCGCCTGCCGATCGTCCAGGACATGATTCTTGCCGCGACCACCAAGGAGCGCGAAGCCGCGTTGGACCGCTTGCTGCCCATTCAGCGCGAAGATTTCAAGGGGATTTTCCGGGCCATGGCCGGTCTGCCGGTGACGATTCGCCTGCTCGATCCACCCATCCACGAATTCCTGCCAACCGCCACGCAACTTGAATTCGAGATCACGCATCTACATCACCTCGCACGTGCGGTCAGCAGCATGGATGAGCTTCCGGACACGCTGAAGATGCTCGATCCCGAGCTGCATAAATCGTACCTGCACGAACTGGAAAAACTGGCGCTCTCGCTGCGCGAGTTTCACGAAGCCGGGCGCGACAACGCCTTGCTGGCGCGCAAGGAGGCGATGCTGCGCAAGGTTCGCCAACTGGTCGAGGTAAATCCGATGCTCGGTCATCGTGGCGTGCGCCTGGGCATCACGCATCCCGAGATCTACGCCATGCAGATCCGGGCAATTCTCGAAGCGGCGGCCGAGTGCCAGAAGGAGGGCGTTGCCGTCAGCCCCGAGATCATGGTGCCGCAGGTTGCCGAATTGATCGAACTGGAACGGGTTCGTTCACTGATCGGGACAATACTGCCGGGCGTCGAAGCGGCATTTGGCGTCAAGGTGGCATTCAAGTTCGGCAGCATGATGGAGGTTGTCCGCGGCTGCCTGCGCGCTGCTGAAATTGCGCGCGTCGCCGAGTTTTTCTCGTTCGGAACCAATGACTTGACCCAGGCGACCTTCTCCTTCAGTCGCGAAGACGCCGAGAACAAGTTCCTGCCGGCCTACATCGAAAAGGGAATCCTCAAGGACAATCCGTTCGAGGTCCTCGACGTCAAGGGCGTCGGCCGTCTGATGGAGATGGCCGTCAAATGGGGTCGTGAAACACGCCCGAATCTCAAGGTCGGAATCTGTGGGGAGCACGGTGGACAGCCGGAATCGATCCGTTTTTGTCATTACGTCGGACTCGATTACGTCTCATGCTCCGCGCCACGAGTGCCCATCGCCCGGCTTGCCGCCGCCCAGGCAAAGCTCCTTGAACAAAACTTTGGCCACGGGCTGTTCGACTAG
- a CDS encoding IS1182 family transposase: MTKTRARVLLPNRGQMEFRASDLESLLAEGHRARLVWAYVERQDLKRFYADIRAVEGGVGRAAIAPEILLSLWLYATLDGVGSGREASRLTQAHDAYRWLCGGLQVNHHTLSDFRKDHGEALDELLSVSIASLMAAGVVKLKAVAQDGMRVRASAGAGSFRQKEKLEGYLDAARAEVARLKMELEADPAQAERAREAARRRAAREREARLAKALERLPELEEIKKRQGKKPDQARASMTDAEATVMKMGDGGFGPAYNPQLASDVDSLVIVGVDVATLGSDQGQMAPMVEQVTERCGRTPASWLVDGGYVGHDQIERVSETTVVYGPVPEPRDKTVDPHQAKASDSQAVAAWRERMDTDEAKDIYKTRAATAECVNAQSRNRGLQQFRVRGLPKVKCVMLIFALAHNLMRMAALAPELLGIGTGTSAVPG; this comes from the coding sequence ATGACGAAGACACGAGCGCGGGTGCTGTTGCCGAACCGGGGGCAGATGGAATTCCGTGCCAGCGATCTTGAGTCACTGCTGGCGGAAGGCCATCGGGCGCGACTGGTGTGGGCCTATGTCGAGCGGCAAGATCTGAAGCGGTTCTACGCCGATATAAGGGCGGTGGAGGGCGGCGTCGGGCGGGCGGCGATCGCACCGGAGATCCTGCTGTCGCTCTGGCTGTACGCCACGCTTGATGGGGTGGGCAGTGGCCGGGAAGCGTCTCGGCTGACCCAAGCGCACGACGCCTACCGCTGGCTGTGTGGTGGCCTACAAGTCAATCACCACACCCTGTCCGACTTTCGCAAGGATCATGGTGAGGCGCTGGACGAACTGCTGAGCGTGAGCATCGCCAGCCTGATGGCGGCGGGCGTGGTTAAGCTTAAAGCGGTGGCCCAAGACGGCATGCGCGTACGCGCCAGCGCCGGGGCGGGCTCGTTCCGCCAGAAAGAGAAACTGGAAGGCTACCTGGACGCGGCGCGCGCGGAAGTGGCGCGGCTGAAGATGGAACTGGAAGCTGACCCGGCACAGGCCGAACGGGCGCGGGAAGCGGCCCGACGGCGGGCGGCGCGGGAGCGGGAAGCGCGCCTGGCCAAGGCGCTGGAGCGGCTCCCCGAACTCGAAGAGATCAAGAAGCGACAAGGGAAGAAGCCGGACCAAGCGCGGGCGTCGATGACCGACGCCGAGGCCACGGTGATGAAGATGGGTGATGGGGGTTTTGGTCCGGCATACAACCCGCAACTGGCGTCGGATGTCGACAGCCTGGTGATCGTTGGTGTCGATGTCGCCACCCTCGGCAGCGACCAAGGACAGATGGCGCCGATGGTCGAGCAGGTCACTGAACGTTGTGGCCGGACGCCGGCGTCCTGGCTGGTTGACGGAGGCTACGTCGGCCACGACCAGATCGAGCGGGTCAGTGAAACGACCGTGGTTTATGGGCCGGTGCCCGAACCCAGGGACAAGACGGTCGATCCGCATCAGGCCAAGGCGAGCGACAGCCAGGCGGTGGCGGCGTGGCGGGAGCGGATGGACACGGATGAAGCAAAGGACATCTACAAGACACGGGCGGCGACGGCCGAATGCGTCAATGCCCAGAGCCGCAACCGGGGTTTGCAGCAGTTTCGCGTGCGAGGGCTACCGAAGGTCAAGTGCGTGATGCTGATCTTCGCCCTGGCGCACAATCTGATGCGCATGGCGGCACTGGCGCCAGAGTTGCTCGGGATAGGGACAGGCACGTCCGCCGTTCCCGGATGA
- a CDS encoding DUF1178 family protein, whose translation MIIYDLRCANEHRFEGWFQCATDFEAQMSRHLVSCPQCDSQDIRRVPSAFAIGGPAPVEAGGSREMATTAAAGTQVIAAYRQMVRTLIANSDDVGDRFAEEARKIHYDEAPDRSIHGTATQDDLTSLTDEGISVVKLPRFREEDLN comes from the coding sequence ATGATTATCTACGATCTTCGCTGCGCGAATGAACACCGCTTTGAAGGCTGGTTTCAATGCGCCACCGACTTTGAAGCGCAGATGAGTCGCCATCTTGTCAGTTGTCCACAGTGCGACAGTCAGGATATTCGGCGAGTGCCATCGGCCTTTGCAATTGGCGGGCCCGCACCCGTCGAAGCGGGCGGTTCAAGGGAGATGGCCACAACGGCGGCAGCAGGAACACAAGTAATCGCCGCCTACCGCCAGATGGTCAGAACGCTGATCGCCAACTCCGACGATGTTGGCGACCGGTTCGCCGAGGAAGCGCGGAAGATTCACTACGACGAAGCACCCGACAGGTCGATCCACGGCACCGCAACTCAGGATGATTTGACCTCGCTCACAGACGAGGGAATATCCGTAGTCAAACTGCCCAGATTCAGGGAAGAGGATCTGAACTGA
- a CDS encoding IS66 family insertion sequence element accessory protein TnpB: MAKAGEGSRVRRSASEWEALLSRFPGSGLNVATFCKREGISDTSFHRWRTRLGIALDSQDKASGQPATFVDVGPLSTTTATPARFHLTLDLGGGLILQLERR, encoded by the coding sequence ATGGCCAAGGCAGGGGAAGGGTCGCGGGTGCGGCGTAGCGCGAGCGAATGGGAGGCGTTGCTGTCGCGATTTCCGGGCAGCGGTTTGAACGTTGCGACCTTCTGCAAACGCGAAGGGATCAGCGATACCAGCTTCCATCGCTGGCGCACACGTCTGGGCATCGCCCTCGACAGTCAGGACAAGGCCAGCGGCCAGCCGGCCACCTTCGTCGACGTCGGCCCTCTGAGCACAACCACGGCGACGCCCGCTCGTTTCCACCTCACCCTCGACCTCGGCGGCGGCCTGATCCTGCAGCTGGAGCGCCGCTGA
- the tnpB gene encoding IS66 family insertion sequence element accessory protein TnpB, which produces MFFPEGQIRVQVYGQPVDLRKSFDGLYAITRHVLGQDPLSGQLFVFFNRRGTQVKVLYWDRSGFCLWAKRLEEGRFVANWDKVRTCEIDWTGLKLLLEGIEPGRRKKRYHASGAPIKTLQNSGLC; this is translated from the coding sequence ATGTTTTTCCCTGAAGGCCAAATCCGCGTCCAAGTCTATGGCCAGCCGGTCGACCTGCGCAAATCCTTCGACGGTCTGTACGCGATCACCCGTCATGTCCTCGGTCAGGACCCGCTGAGCGGCCAGCTCTTCGTCTTCTTCAATCGCCGTGGCACTCAGGTGAAGGTGCTCTACTGGGATCGCAGCGGCTTCTGCCTGTGGGCCAAGCGTCTCGAAGAAGGCCGTTTCGTCGCCAACTGGGATAAAGTGCGCACGTGCGAAATCGACTGGACCGGTCTGAAACTGCTCCTCGAAGGGATCGAGCCGGGACGCCGGAAGAAGCGTTATCACGCCTCTGGAGCGCCCATAAAAACGCTTCAAAACAGCGGCTTGTGTTAA
- a CDS encoding transposase, whose product MDSARYQTVYNLEQAAALCPQEVLDLCQTLSAEITALKQQIDWFKRQIFGQKSERRIDVTPSGQLSLGEFPTPPPGSESPGRPVAAHTRQPTSKRPSDESVPFFDENRVPVEVVELTAPEVEGLSPEDYEVISHKDSYRLAQRPGSYVVIKYRRPVIKLKSNQTLVCANAPAGVIEGSRADVSFVAGLLIDKFAYHLPLYRQHQRLADAGITVSRPWLTQIGQQGITLLEPIYEAQFASIRSSRVKAMDGRRSRPDRAHPAS is encoded by the coding sequence ATGGATTCAGCACGTTACCAGACGGTTTACAACCTCGAACAAGCCGCGGCATTGTGCCCGCAAGAGGTGCTGGATCTGTGCCAGACGCTGTCTGCTGAAATCACCGCACTGAAGCAACAAATCGACTGGTTCAAGCGCCAGATCTTCGGCCAGAAAAGCGAACGACGCATCGACGTCACGCCGAGCGGCCAACTGAGTCTCGGCGAGTTCCCGACGCCCCCACCAGGTTCTGAGTCACCAGGTCGCCCCGTCGCCGCGCATACCCGTCAGCCGACCAGCAAGCGTCCCAGTGACGAAAGCGTGCCCTTCTTCGACGAGAACCGCGTCCCAGTCGAAGTCGTCGAGCTCACCGCGCCGGAAGTCGAAGGCCTCTCTCCCGAGGACTACGAGGTCATCAGCCACAAGGACAGCTATCGCCTGGCGCAACGGCCGGGTAGCTACGTGGTGATCAAGTATCGCCGGCCGGTAATCAAGCTCAAGAGTAACCAGACACTGGTCTGCGCCAACGCGCCGGCCGGTGTCATTGAGGGCAGCCGGGCCGACGTCAGCTTCGTCGCCGGACTGCTGATTGACAAATTTGCCTACCACCTGCCACTGTATCGCCAGCATCAACGCCTGGCCGATGCGGGAATCACCGTCAGCCGGCCGTGGCTGACGCAGATCGGGCAACAGGGCATCACTCTGCTCGAACCGATCTACGAGGCGCAGTTTGCCTCGATCCGCAGCTCGCGCGTCAAGGCGATGGACGGACGCCGATCAAGGCCGGACAGGGCGCACCCGGCAAGCTGA
- a CDS encoding IS66 family transposase: MYGEGDEICFPFFASREFKHVEAALGLTAAEGAVLLSDGYQAYSHYAAQIGITHAQCWAHTRRKFFDAQDAEPEAAAQALALIGDLYQVEERIREQKLTGARKRDYRLEHAKPIVERFFAWVGERFAAQGLLPRNPLTRALAYARDRRWGLEVFLADPDVPIDTNHLERALRVIPMGRRSWLFCWTEFGARRTPAFASWR, encoded by the coding sequence GTGTATGGCGAAGGCGACGAAATCTGTTTCCCCTTCTTCGCCAGTCGCGAGTTCAAGCACGTCGAGGCGGCCCTCGGACTGACCGCCGCCGAAGGCGCGGTGCTGTTGTCGGACGGCTATCAGGCCTACAGTCATTACGCGGCGCAGATCGGGATCACGCACGCCCAATGCTGGGCGCACACGCGTCGTAAGTTCTTTGACGCGCAAGACGCGGAACCAGAAGCGGCAGCGCAGGCACTCGCGCTCATTGGGGACCTGTATCAGGTCGAAGAGCGCATCCGCGAGCAAAAGCTCACCGGTGCAAGGAAGCGCGACTATCGTCTGGAGCATGCCAAACCGATCGTCGAGCGTTTCTTCGCCTGGGTTGGCGAACGCTTCGCGGCGCAGGGGCTGTTACCGCGCAATCCGCTGACCAGGGCGCTGGCCTACGCGCGCGATCGACGATGGGGACTGGAGGTCTTCCTCGCCGACCCGGACGTGCCGATCGACACCAATCACCTCGAACGCGCCCTGCGGGTGATTCCCATGGGGCGCCGCTCCTGGCTGTTCTGCTGGACGGAGTTCGGCGCAAGGCGCACGCCAGCATTTGCTTCATGGCGCTGA
- a CDS encoding HigA family addiction module antidote protein, giving the protein MTVTTAAAQLGISRVTLSKILNGKAGITADMALSLAAWLSTNPEIWLEM; this is encoded by the coding sequence ATGACGGTGACCACGGCCGCCGCGCAACTCGGTATTTCACGCGTAACGCTATCGAAAATCCTCAACGGCAAAGCCGGCATCACCGCCGACATGGCCCTGAGCCTTGCCGCCTGGCTAAGCACCAACCCAGAGATCTGGCTGGAAATGTAA
- the amrS gene encoding AmmeMemoRadiSam system radical SAM enzyme, giving the protein MNATETLHPGRWWHALPDGRIQCDLCPRDCQLHEGQRGACFVRQMVNGAMQLTTYGRSSGFCIDPIEKKPLNHFYPGSSILSFGTAGCNLACKFCQNWDISKSKDMDRLMDAASPQMIAAAARRYGADAVAYTYNDPVIFAEYAIDTALACREQGIRNVAVTAGYIHPEPAKEFFAVMDAANVDLKAFTDSFYHKLCVGHLQPVLDILAYIHHETDCWLEITTLLIPGSNDSPQEINELATWVARELGPDVPLHFSAFHPDWKMGDIPPTPPATLTQARRIALDAGLHYVFTGNVHDSEGGTTFCPSCHAALIVRDWYDIRRYDLTPDGHCPHCATAIAGRFGPMLGRNGQAFGPQRIPVHLGT; this is encoded by the coding sequence ATGAACGCCACGGAAACCCTGCATCCCGGCCGCTGGTGGCATGCCCTACCCGACGGCCGCATCCAGTGCGACCTCTGCCCGCGCGACTGCCAGTTGCACGAAGGCCAGCGCGGCGCCTGCTTCGTGCGCCAGATGGTCAATGGCGCCATGCAGCTGACAACCTACGGCCGCTCGTCTGGCTTCTGCATCGACCCCATCGAGAAAAAGCCGCTCAACCATTTCTACCCCGGCAGCAGCATCCTGTCGTTCGGCACGGCGGGCTGCAACCTTGCCTGCAAGTTCTGCCAGAACTGGGATATTTCCAAATCTAAGGACATGGACCGCCTGATGGATGCCGCCAGCCCGCAGATGATCGCGGCGGCGGCCAGGCGTTACGGCGCCGACGCGGTCGCCTACACCTACAACGACCCGGTGATCTTCGCCGAATATGCCATCGACACCGCGCTCGCCTGCCGCGAGCAGGGCATCCGCAACGTCGCCGTCACCGCCGGCTACATCCACCCTGAACCGGCAAAGGAATTCTTCGCCGTCATGGATGCCGCCAATGTCGACCTCAAGGCCTTCACCGACAGCTTCTATCACAAGCTGTGCGTCGGCCACCTGCAGCCGGTGCTCGACATCCTCGCCTACATCCACCACGAGACCGACTGCTGGCTGGAAATCACCACGCTGCTGATTCCCGGCAGCAACGACAGCCCGCAGGAAATCAACGAACTTGCCACTTGGGTCGCGCGCGAACTCGGCCCCGACGTGCCCCTGCACTTCTCCGCCTTTCACCCGGACTGGAAGATGGGCGACATCCCGCCGACCCCGCCGGCGACGCTGACCCAGGCCCGGCGCATCGCGCTCGACGCCGGCCTGCACTACGTCTTCACCGGCAACGTCCATGACAGCGAGGGCGGCACTACTTTCTGCCCGAGCTGCCACGCCGCGCTGATCGTCCGCGACTGGTACGACATCCGCCGCTACGACCTGACCCCGGATGGCCACTGCCCACACTGCGCGACCGCCATCGCCGGCCGCTTCGGCCCGATGCTTGGGCGCAACGGCCAGGCCTTCGGGCCGCAACGGATTCCGGTTCATCTGGGTACGTAA
- the amrA gene encoding AmmeMemoRadiSam system protein A: protein MPDLGTTLLTLARNAIVTQFGQPGAPVAVDRPELHENGATFVTLTQRGQLRGCIGSLEAWRPLLADVQENARNAAFRDPRFEPLRAAELPVTRVEVSLLTLPEPLSFADETNALAQLRPEIDGVIFSAGRHRSTFLPQVWEQLPEPTEFLARLKQKAGLSANYWGPDVRLERYTVKKWKEPAP, encoded by the coding sequence ATGCCTGACCTCGGCACCACGCTGCTGACCCTGGCCCGCAACGCGATCGTCACCCAATTCGGCCAGCCCGGCGCGCCTGTTGCGGTCGACCGGCCGGAACTGCACGAAAACGGCGCCACTTTCGTCACGCTGACCCAGCGCGGCCAGTTGCGCGGCTGCATCGGCAGCCTCGAAGCCTGGCGCCCGCTGCTTGCTGACGTCCAGGAAAATGCCCGCAACGCGGCTTTCCGCGATCCGCGCTTTGAGCCGCTGCGCGCCGCGGAACTGCCCGTGACCCGCGTCGAAGTATCACTACTGACGCTACCCGAGCCGCTGAGCTTCGCCGACGAAACCAACGCCCTCGCCCAGTTGCGTCCGGAAATAGATGGTGTCATCTTCAGTGCCGGCCGCCACCGCTCGACCTTTCTGCCGCAGGTCTGGGAACAGTTGCCTGAACCGACCGAGTTCCTCGCTCGTCTAAAGCAGAAGGCCGGTCTGTCAGCGAACTACTGGGGTCCCGATGTCCGGCTCGAACGCTACACCGTCAAGAAATGGAAGGAGCCCGCCCCATGA
- the amrB gene encoding AmmeMemoRadiSam system protein B has product MTMTRPPAVAGAFYPGNPATLAATVDHLLAETPVTASEQPKALIVPHAGYIYSGSTAAMAYATLAPWRSTIRRVILLGPTHRVAVDGIALPKTTAFATPLGNIPLDAAAIAQLGELPQVVVSDRVHAEEHSLEVHLPFLQRALDDFTLVPLAVGHATPQAVAEVLDLLWGGPETLIVISSDLSHFLPYGAANQVDRDTCEHILQLDAHIRPEQACGAYPINGLLLAAQRRGLVPQLIHRCNSGDTAGDRQRVVGYAAFAFTEAKNA; this is encoded by the coding sequence ATGACCATGACCCGTCCTCCCGCAGTCGCCGGCGCTTTCTATCCCGGCAACCCGGCCACCCTGGCCGCCACCGTCGACCACCTGCTGGCCGAAACGCCGGTCACCGCCAGCGAACAACCGAAGGCGCTGATCGTCCCGCATGCCGGCTATATCTACTCCGGCTCGACCGCCGCCATGGCCTATGCCACGCTCGCGCCATGGCGGTCGACCATTCGCCGGGTCATCCTGCTCGGCCCGACCCATCGCGTTGCGGTCGACGGCATTGCGCTGCCGAAGACCACGGCCTTTGCGACGCCACTCGGCAATATTCCGCTCGACGCGGCAGCCATTGCGCAACTCGGCGAACTGCCACAAGTCGTCGTCAGCGACCGCGTGCACGCCGAGGAACATTCGCTGGAAGTGCACCTCCCCTTCCTGCAGCGCGCGCTTGACGATTTCACCCTCGTTCCGCTGGCTGTCGGCCACGCCACGCCGCAGGCCGTCGCCGAAGTCCTCGACCTGCTGTGGGGCGGCCCGGAAACACTGATCGTCATCAGTTCCGACCTGTCGCATTTCCTGCCTTACGGTGCCGCCAACCAGGTCGACCGCGACACCTGTGAGCACATCCTGCAACTCGACGCCCACATCCGCCCCGAACAGGCCTGCGGCGCCTACCCGATCAACGGCCTGCTGCTCGCCGCCCAACGGCGCGGCCTGGTCCCGCAACTGATCCACCGCTGCAATTCCGGCGATACGGCCGGCGACCGGCAGCGCGTCGTCGGCTATGCCGCGTTCGCCTTTACGGAAGCGAAAAATGCCTGA